In Streptomyces sp. SN-593, a single genomic region encodes these proteins:
- a CDS encoding polyribonucleotide nucleotidyltransferase, which translates to MENETHYAEAVIDNGAFGTRTIRFETGRLARQAAGSAVAYLDDDTMVLSATSASKQPKEHFDFFPLTVDVEERMYAAGRIPGSFFRREGRPSEDAILTCRLIDRPLRPSFVKGLRNEIQVVCTVMALNPDHLYDVVAINAASCSTQLAGLPFSGPIGGVRVALIKNQWVAFPTHSELEEAVFDMVVAGRVLDDGDVAIMMVEAEATAHTIKLVEGGVEAPTEEVVAAGLEAAKPFIRVLCKAQSELAAKGAKPTTEFPVFLDYQDDVLEALESAVTGELAQALTIPGKQAREAELDRVKGLAAEKLLPQFEGREKEISAAYRALTKKLVRQRVIRDKVRIDGRGVTDIRTLAAEVEAIPRVHGSALFERGETQILGVTTLNMLRMEQQLDTLAPETRKRYMHNYNFPPYSVGETGRVGSPKRREIGHGALAERALIPVLPTREEFPYAIRQVSEALGSNGSTSMGSVCASTMSLLNAGVPLKAPVAGIAMGLISQEIEGETHYVALTDILGAEDAYGDMDFKVAGTKKFVTALQLDTKLDGIPASVLAAALKQARDARLHILDVMMEAIDSPDEMSPNAPRIISIKIPVDKIGEVIGPKGKMINQIQEDTGADISIEDDGTVLIGATEGSQAEAARATINQIANPTMPEVGERYLGTVVKTTTFGAFVSLMPGKDGLLHISQIRKLAGGKRVENVEDVLGVGAKVQVEIAEIDQRGKLSLIPVIEGEEDDADKKDESAQ; encoded by the coding sequence GTGGAGAACGAGACCCACTACGCCGAAGCCGTGATCGACAACGGCGCCTTCGGCACCCGCACCATCCGCTTCGAGACGGGCCGCCTGGCCCGTCAGGCGGCCGGCTCCGCGGTCGCCTACCTGGACGACGACACCATGGTGCTGTCGGCCACCAGCGCCTCGAAGCAGCCCAAGGAGCACTTCGACTTCTTCCCCCTCACGGTGGACGTCGAGGAGCGCATGTACGCGGCCGGCCGCATCCCCGGCTCCTTCTTCCGCCGCGAGGGCCGCCCCTCCGAGGACGCGATCCTCACCTGCCGGCTCATCGACCGCCCGCTGCGCCCGTCCTTCGTCAAGGGCCTGCGCAACGAGATCCAGGTCGTCTGCACCGTCATGGCGCTCAACCCCGACCACCTCTACGACGTGGTCGCCATCAACGCCGCCTCCTGCTCCACGCAGCTCGCGGGCCTGCCCTTCTCCGGCCCCATCGGCGGTGTCCGGGTCGCGCTGATCAAGAACCAATGGGTGGCGTTCCCGACCCACAGCGAGCTGGAGGAGGCCGTCTTCGACATGGTCGTCGCCGGCCGCGTGCTCGACGACGGCGACGTCGCGATCATGATGGTCGAGGCCGAGGCCACCGCGCACACCATCAAGCTCGTCGAGGGCGGTGTCGAGGCGCCGACCGAGGAGGTCGTGGCCGCCGGCCTGGAGGCCGCCAAGCCGTTCATCAGGGTGCTGTGCAAGGCGCAGTCCGAGCTGGCCGCCAAGGGCGCCAAGCCGACCACCGAGTTCCCGGTCTTCCTGGACTACCAGGACGACGTGCTGGAGGCGCTGGAGTCCGCGGTCACCGGCGAGCTCGCGCAGGCGCTCACCATCCCCGGCAAGCAGGCCCGCGAGGCCGAGCTCGACCGGGTCAAGGGCCTGGCCGCCGAGAAGCTGCTGCCGCAGTTCGAGGGGCGCGAGAAGGAGATCTCCGCCGCCTACCGCGCCCTGACCAAGAAGCTGGTCCGCCAGCGCGTCATCCGCGACAAGGTCCGCATCGACGGCCGCGGCGTCACCGACATCCGCACCCTGGCCGCCGAGGTCGAGGCCATCCCGCGGGTGCACGGCTCGGCGCTGTTCGAGCGCGGTGAGACCCAGATCCTGGGCGTCACCACCCTCAACATGCTCCGCATGGAGCAGCAGCTCGACACGCTCGCGCCCGAGACCCGCAAGCGCTACATGCACAACTACAACTTCCCGCCGTACTCCGTCGGCGAGACCGGCCGCGTCGGCTCCCCCAAGCGCCGCGAGATCGGCCACGGCGCGCTCGCCGAGCGCGCCCTGATCCCGGTCCTGCCCACCCGCGAGGAGTTCCCCTACGCGATCCGGCAGGTCTCCGAGGCGCTCGGCTCCAACGGCTCCACCTCGATGGGCTCGGTCTGCGCCTCCACCATGTCGCTGCTGAACGCCGGTGTGCCGCTCAAGGCCCCCGTCGCCGGTATCGCCATGGGCCTGATCTCCCAGGAGATCGAGGGCGAGACGCACTACGTCGCGCTGACCGACATCCTCGGTGCCGAGGACGCGTACGGCGACATGGACTTCAAGGTCGCCGGCACCAAGAAGTTCGTCACCGCCCTCCAGCTCGACACCAAGCTCGACGGCATCCCCGCGTCGGTGCTGGCCGCGGCCCTCAAGCAGGCCCGCGACGCCCGCCTGCACATCCTCGACGTGATGATGGAGGCCATCGACTCCCCGGACGAGATGTCCCCCAACGCGCCGCGGATCATCAGCATCAAGATCCCGGTGGACAAGATCGGCGAGGTCATCGGCCCCAAGGGCAAGATGATCAACCAGATCCAGGAGGACACCGGCGCCGACATCTCCATCGAGGACGACGGCACCGTCCTGATCGGCGCCACCGAGGGCTCCCAGGCCGAGGCGGCGCGGGCGACGATCAACCAGATCGCCAACCCGACCATGCCCGAGGTCGGCGAGCGGTACCTGGGCACCGTGGTGAAGACCACCACCTTCGGCGCCTTCGTCTCGCTGATGCCCGGCAAGGACGGACTGCTGCACATCTCGCAGATCCGCAAGCTCGCCGGCGGCAAGCGCGTCGAGAACGTCGAGGACGTCCTCGGCGTCGGCGCCAAGGTGCAGGTCGAGATCGCCGAGATCGACCAGCGCGGCAAGCTCTCGCTGATCCCGGTCATCGAGGGCGAAGAGGACGACGCGGACAAGAAGGACGAGTCGGCCCAGTGA
- the dapA gene encoding 4-hydroxy-tetrahydrodipicolinate synthase, giving the protein MAPTTNPDAPFGRVLTAMVTPFTADGALDVDGAQRLAAHLVDQGNDGLVVNGTTGESPTTSDDEKDRLVRAVLEAVGDRAHVVAGVGTNDTAHSVTLARQAERAGAHGLLTVTPYYSKPPQEGLYRHFTAIADATGLPVVLYDIPGRSGVPLDTETLVRLGEHPRIVANKDAKGDLGAASWAISRSGLAWYSGDDMLNLPLLSIGAVGFVSVVGHLVSPELRALLDAFTSGDVAKATEIHQRLLPVYTGVFRAQGVITTKTALALRGLPAGPLRLPLVPLDEEETEQLRKDLAAGGVHL; this is encoded by the coding sequence ATGGCTCCGACTACCAACCCTGACGCGCCCTTCGGCCGGGTGCTGACCGCCATGGTCACGCCCTTCACCGCCGACGGCGCGCTCGACGTCGACGGCGCACAGCGACTCGCCGCCCACCTCGTGGACCAGGGCAACGACGGACTCGTCGTCAACGGCACCACGGGAGAGTCGCCCACCACCAGCGACGACGAGAAGGACCGGCTGGTCCGAGCCGTACTCGAAGCCGTGGGCGACCGCGCCCACGTCGTCGCCGGCGTCGGTACCAACGACACCGCGCACAGCGTCACCCTCGCCCGCCAGGCCGAGCGCGCCGGCGCCCACGGCCTGCTCACCGTCACGCCGTACTACAGCAAGCCCCCGCAGGAGGGCCTGTACCGGCACTTCACGGCCATCGCCGACGCCACCGGCCTGCCGGTCGTCCTCTACGACATCCCCGGCCGCAGCGGCGTCCCCCTCGACACGGAGACCCTGGTCCGGCTCGGCGAGCACCCCCGGATCGTCGCCAACAAGGACGCCAAGGGCGACCTGGGCGCCGCGAGCTGGGCGATCTCCCGCAGCGGCCTCGCCTGGTACTCCGGCGACGACATGCTCAACCTGCCGCTGCTGTCGATCGGCGCGGTCGGCTTCGTCTCCGTCGTCGGCCACCTCGTCTCCCCCGAGCTGCGCGCCCTGCTGGACGCGTTCACCAGCGGCGACGTCGCCAAGGCCACCGAGATCCACCAGCGCCTGCTGCCCGTCTACACCGGCGTCTTCCGCGCCCAGGGCGTCATCACCACCAAGACCGCCCTCGCGCTGCGCGGACTGCCCGCAGGCCCGCTCCGCCTCCCGCTCGTCCCCCTCGACGAGGAAGAGACCGAGCAGCTCAGGAAGGATCTCGCCGCCGGCGGGGTACACCTCTGA
- a CDS encoding chloramphenicol phosphotransferase CPT family protein, which translates to MRPGRIIFLNGTSSSGKSSIARELLAILDGDPYFHFPVDGINAMRAPKEVAPEALDAVLTRTRMGFHRAAAGMAAAGNDLVLDHVLSEPWRLDDCLTVMADVEVFLIGVHCPLPELKRREEARGDRPPGLAAYQYTRVHAHGLYDFECDTGTASPRECAELVKEYVESRVACGRPPTAFRRLRAARAAQAGRTPYPPAYPVDPPADHPAGHPAHPVHTQQAGRAGPAAGRAVHPG; encoded by the coding sequence ATGCGTCCCGGCCGGATCATCTTCCTCAACGGCACATCCAGTTCGGGCAAGTCCAGCATCGCCCGTGAGCTTCTGGCGATCCTCGACGGCGACCCCTACTTCCACTTCCCGGTCGACGGCATCAACGCCATGCGGGCGCCCAAGGAGGTCGCCCCCGAGGCCCTCGACGCGGTGCTCACCCGCACCCGGATGGGATTCCACCGCGCCGCGGCCGGAATGGCCGCCGCGGGCAACGACCTCGTCCTGGACCACGTGCTGAGCGAGCCGTGGCGGCTGGACGACTGCCTGACCGTCATGGCCGACGTCGAGGTCTTCCTGATCGGCGTGCACTGCCCGCTGCCGGAGCTCAAGCGCCGCGAGGAGGCGCGCGGCGACCGCCCGCCGGGCCTCGCCGCCTACCAGTACACCCGGGTCCACGCGCACGGCCTGTACGACTTCGAGTGCGACACCGGCACCGCGTCCCCCCGCGAGTGCGCGGAACTCGTCAAGGAGTACGTCGAGTCGCGGGTGGCCTGCGGCCGGCCGCCGACCGCGTTCCGGCGGCTGCGCGCCGCCCGCGCCGCCCAGGCCGGCCGCACGCCGTACCCGCCCGCGTACCCGGTCGACCCTCCGGCGGACCACCCGGCCGGCCACCCGGCGCACCCGGTCCACACGCAGCAGGCCGGCCGCGCCGGGCCCGCCGCCGGCCGCGCCGTCCACCCGGGGTGA
- the dapB gene encoding 4-hydroxy-tetrahydrodipicolinate reductase, which yields MSKLRVAVIGAKGRIGSEAVRSVEAADDLDLVATLGRGDPLEALADAGAQVAVELTHPDSVLGNLEFCVGHGIHTVVGTTGWTPERLDTVRGWLDASPGTGALIAPNFSIGAVLTMRFAQQAAPWFESVEVIELHHDNKADAPSGTATRTAQLIAAARSEAGRPPQHDPTTHGLDGARGADVDGVPVHSVRLRGLLAHQEVLLGGTGETLTIRHDSLHHSSFMPGILLAVRTVPTVPGLTFGLEHFLTDGPGAADGSAATGHQGA from the coding sequence ATGAGCAAGCTGCGCGTGGCCGTCATCGGTGCGAAGGGCCGGATCGGCTCGGAAGCGGTCCGTTCCGTCGAGGCCGCCGACGACCTCGACCTGGTCGCCACCCTCGGCCGCGGCGACCCACTGGAGGCGCTGGCCGACGCCGGCGCCCAGGTGGCCGTCGAACTCACCCATCCCGACTCCGTCCTCGGCAACCTGGAGTTCTGCGTCGGCCACGGCATCCACACCGTGGTCGGCACCACCGGCTGGACGCCCGAGCGGCTCGACACCGTGCGCGGCTGGCTCGACGCCTCGCCCGGCACCGGCGCGCTCATCGCCCCCAACTTCTCCATCGGCGCCGTCCTCACCATGCGCTTCGCCCAGCAGGCGGCCCCCTGGTTCGAGTCCGTCGAGGTCATCGAGCTGCACCACGACAACAAGGCCGACGCGCCCAGCGGCACCGCCACCCGCACCGCGCAGCTCATCGCCGCCGCCCGCTCCGAGGCCGGCCGTCCGCCGCAGCACGACCCCACCACCCACGGCCTCGACGGAGCCCGCGGCGCCGACGTCGACGGCGTCCCGGTGCACTCCGTACGGCTGCGCGGCCTGCTCGCGCACCAGGAGGTCCTGCTCGGGGGCACGGGGGAGACGCTCACCATCCGCCACGACTCGCTGCACCACAGCAGCTTCATGCCCGGCATCCTGCTCGCGGTCCGCACCGTCCCCACCGTGCCCGGGCTCACCTTCGGCCTGGAGCACTTCCTCACCGACGGGCCCGGCGCGGCGGACGGCTCCGCGGCCACCGGGCACCAGGGAGCCTGA
- a CDS encoding AAA family ATPase produces the protein MPPLPPQFQRAEEPAPPAPAAPVAPAPPLAPAPPVAPAAELPGLDFPPPVGAPVIPAGYGYPAPPTAQQGGPAQPPNTYGFPQQSGPAQPEAPQSPAQQGEPAQLPNTYGFPQQSGPAQPAAPVPGAPADQPPAPSGYAQPQPAAGPAAPVEPAAPAPLPPQSPQPQPPASPSGYELPSPAGYALPQPAAVPPPPAAPQEPRPAGYGFPPQHSPAPQPQAGPTGYAQPQPAPAPAPPAPVPAPPAIPQAPQVPQAPQAPQAPEAVTAQPAPAGYGFPQQGAPVPQQGRPQAPAPAPPHALPPADGSQPYAPAPAPTGLPQQQAGPPGGVPQQPGQQGWPPLGQPEVPAAEAGPDGGYGFPRQPGAPQPEAGSLQPLPQHGAYGFPQQNQPGQPGAPEAAPPAPAAPAAPTAPVDPRAGGWPTVTPDQRQRTAQGGAPLGYTAAVELSSDRLLRNQPKPKKPGANAQPSRFKIGGKKEEAERKRKLELIRTPVLSCYRIAVISLKGGVGKTTTTTALGSTLASERQDKILAIDANPDAGTLGRRVRRETGATIRDLVQAIPYLNSYMDIRRFTSQAPSGLEIIANDVDPAVSTAFSDEDYRRAIDVLGRQYPVILTDSGTGLLYSAMRGVLDLADQLIIVSTPSVDGASSASTTLDWLSAHGYADLVARSITVISGVRETGKMIKVDDIVAHFRTRCRGVQVVPFDEHLAAGAEVDLDMMRPKTREAYFNLSAMVAEDFVRAQQAQGLWTQDGSNPPPVQAPPMPGQPGYPAAGQQPGQPGAYPPPAPYGGPQEGGPQAYPAPGQPGPHAPHPGAGPEQGPGPYGPPAGPYGPPPAQPGPYGAQPMPPGQVPPGQYGAAPQGPPQPYTPAPQMPQGPQMPQAPDRPGFQPESAQPQAPQPQQGWPQEGQPGQPGQPGQPPQDPQQGYGYPAPPPPQY, from the coding sequence GTGCCGCCGCTGCCGCCGCAGTTCCAGCGCGCCGAGGAGCCGGCCCCGCCCGCACCGGCAGCACCGGTCGCACCCGCTCCCCCGCTGGCACCGGCTCCTCCGGTGGCACCGGCCGCCGAACTGCCGGGCCTGGACTTCCCGCCGCCGGTGGGCGCACCGGTCATCCCGGCCGGGTACGGCTACCCCGCGCCGCCGACCGCCCAGCAGGGCGGGCCCGCGCAACCGCCGAACACCTACGGGTTCCCCCAGCAATCCGGACCGGCGCAGCCCGAGGCACCACAATCCCCCGCCCAGCAGGGCGAGCCCGCGCAACTGCCGAACACCTACGGGTTCCCCCAGCAGTCCGGCCCGGCGCAGCCCGCCGCGCCGGTACCGGGTGCGCCCGCGGACCAGCCGCCCGCTCCCTCGGGGTACGCCCAGCCGCAGCCAGCCGCGGGCCCTGCCGCACCGGTCGAGCCCGCCGCGCCCGCGCCCCTGCCGCCGCAGAGTCCCCAGCCCCAGCCCCCGGCATCGCCGTCCGGCTACGAACTCCCGAGCCCGGCCGGGTACGCCCTGCCGCAGCCCGCGGCGGTTCCCCCGCCGCCGGCCGCGCCGCAGGAGCCCCGGCCCGCCGGATACGGCTTCCCCCCGCAGCACTCCCCCGCGCCCCAGCCGCAGGCGGGCCCCACGGGGTACGCCCAGCCGCAGCCCGCGCCCGCGCCGGCCCCACCGGCACCCGTGCCCGCACCGCCCGCCATCCCGCAGGCCCCCCAGGTTCCGCAGGCGCCCCAGGCGCCCCAGGCGCCCGAGGCCGTCACCGCTCAGCCGGCACCGGCCGGTTACGGCTTCCCGCAGCAGGGTGCGCCCGTACCGCAGCAGGGCCGGCCGCAGGCACCCGCACCCGCGCCGCCTCACGCGCTGCCCCCCGCGGACGGCTCGCAGCCGTACGCACCCGCCCCGGCGCCGACCGGGCTGCCGCAGCAGCAGGCCGGGCCGCCCGGCGGCGTACCGCAGCAGCCCGGGCAGCAGGGGTGGCCGCCACTGGGACAGCCGGAGGTCCCGGCCGCCGAGGCCGGTCCGGACGGCGGCTACGGCTTCCCGCGGCAGCCCGGAGCCCCGCAGCCCGAGGCGGGGTCGCTCCAACCGCTGCCCCAGCACGGCGCGTACGGCTTCCCGCAGCAGAACCAGCCGGGGCAGCCCGGCGCCCCCGAGGCCGCGCCCCCGGCGCCCGCCGCGCCCGCCGCGCCGACCGCTCCCGTGGACCCGCGGGCCGGCGGCTGGCCGACCGTGACACCCGACCAGCGCCAGCGCACCGCGCAGGGAGGCGCGCCGCTCGGCTACACCGCGGCCGTCGAGCTGAGTTCGGACCGGCTGCTGCGCAACCAGCCGAAGCCGAAGAAGCCGGGTGCCAACGCCCAGCCGTCCCGGTTCAAGATCGGCGGGAAGAAGGAGGAGGCGGAGCGGAAGCGGAAGTTGGAGCTCATCCGCACCCCCGTGCTGTCCTGCTACCGGATCGCGGTGATCAGCCTCAAGGGCGGTGTCGGCAAGACGACCACCACCACCGCGCTCGGCTCCACCCTCGCCAGCGAGCGGCAGGACAAGATCCTCGCGATCGACGCCAACCCCGACGCGGGCACGCTCGGCCGCCGGGTGCGCCGGGAGACCGGTGCGACCATCCGCGACCTGGTACAGGCGATCCCGTACCTCAACAGCTACATGGACATCCGGCGGTTCACCTCGCAGGCGCCCTCGGGCCTGGAGATCATCGCCAACGACGTGGACCCGGCGGTCTCGACGGCGTTCAGCGACGAGGACTACCGGCGGGCCATCGACGTGCTGGGCCGCCAGTACCCGGTGATCCTCACCGACTCGGGCACCGGCCTGCTCTACAGCGCGATGCGCGGGGTGCTGGACCTGGCCGACCAGCTCATCATCGTTTCGACGCCGTCCGTCGACGGCGCGTCCAGCGCGAGCACCACGCTCGACTGGCTGTCCGCGCACGGCTACGCGGACCTGGTCGCACGCAGCATCACGGTGATCTCCGGGGTGCGCGAGACCGGGAAGATGATCAAGGTCGACGACATCGTGGCGCACTTCCGGACCCGTTGCCGGGGCGTGCAGGTGGTGCCGTTCGACGAGCACCTCGCGGCGGGCGCCGAGGTCGACCTCGACATGATGCGGCCCAAGACGCGTGAGGCGTACTTCAACCTGTCCGCGATGGTGGCCGAGGACTTCGTACGGGCGCAGCAGGCGCAGGGGCTGTGGACGCAGGACGGCAGCAACCCGCCGCCGGTACAGGCGCCGCCGATGCCGGGCCAGCCCGGCTACCCGGCCGCCGGCCAGCAGCCGGGCCAGCCGGGGGCGTACCCGCCGCCGGCCCCGTACGGCGGCCCGCAGGAGGGCGGTCCGCAGGCGTACCCCGCGCCGGGGCAGCCCGGGCCGCACGCGCCGCACCCCGGTGCCGGCCCCGAGCAAGGCCCGGGACCCTACGGCCCGCCCGCCGGACCGTACGGTCCTCCCCCCGCCCAGCCCGGTCCCTACGGCGCACAGCCGATGCCGCCCGGTCAGGTCCCGCCCGGCCAGTACGGTGCCGCGCCGCAGGGGCCGCCGCAGCCGTACACGCCGGCGCCGCAGATGCCGCAGGGGCCGCAGATGCCGCAGGCACCGGACCGGCCGGGCTTCCAGCCGGAGTCGGCGCAGCCGCAGGCGCCGCAGCCCCAGCAGGGCTGGCCGCAGGAGGGGCAACCGGGGCAACCGGGCCAGCCCGGCCAGCCGCCGCAGGACCCGCAGCAGGGCTACGGGTACCCGGCGCCCCCGCCGCCGCAGTACTGA
- a CDS encoding tetratricopeptide repeat protein has product MRAKLSYTVSAIVLVFYFVLVGDRGVLLIADGRPVTVAFGVAVLVLPLIGAWFLWHTTQFARQAGRLGRELEAEGGLPVDELTRTPSGRIDRASADAVFARRQAETEAAPDDWRNWFRLAVAYFDARDTPRARKAMQRAIRLHDAEAAAGPVGAAPRAAEDPR; this is encoded by the coding sequence ATGCGCGCCAAGCTCAGCTACACCGTCTCCGCGATCGTCCTCGTCTTCTACTTCGTGCTCGTCGGCGACCGCGGGGTGCTGCTGATCGCCGACGGCCGGCCCGTCACCGTGGCGTTCGGGGTGGCCGTGCTGGTGCTCCCGCTGATCGGCGCCTGGTTCCTCTGGCACACCACCCAGTTCGCCCGCCAGGCGGGGCGGCTCGGCCGGGAACTCGAAGCGGAGGGCGGCCTGCCCGTCGACGAGCTGACCCGCACCCCCAGCGGCCGTATCGACCGCGCCTCGGCCGACGCGGTCTTCGCCAGGCGCCAGGCCGAGACCGAGGCCGCCCCCGACGACTGGCGCAACTGGTTCCGCCTCGCCGTCGCCTACTTCGACGCCCGCGACACCCCGCGGGCCCGCAAGGCGATGCAGCGCGCCATCCGCCTGCACGACGCCGAGGCGGCCGCCGGGCCGGTGGGTGCGGCGCCGCGGGCGGCGGAGGACCCGAGGTAG
- a CDS encoding M16 family metallopeptidase has product MTTRSTAVTARPSTKGRAVRTRTLLPGSDGTGTVRRSVLPGGLRVVTETLPTVRSATFGIWAGVGSRDETPVLGGATHYLEHLLFKGTHRRSALDISAAIDAVGGEMNAFTAKEYTCYYARVLDTDLPLAIDVVSDMLTGSLIRQEDIDAERGVVLEEIAMTEDDPGDQVHDLFTTALLGDSPLGRPVLGTVDTVNALTRDQVARFYRKHYDPTRLVVAAAGNIDHATVVRQVRRAFERAGALTDPDAVPKPPRAGKRTIRGGGRVEILDRRTEQAHVVLGMPGLSRTDERRWALGVLNTALGGGMSSRLFQEVREKRGLAYSVYSYTSSYADCGMFGVYAGCQPRRLPDVLKICRDELHHVAEHGLSDEELRRAIGQLSGSTVLGLEDTGALMNRIGKSELCWGEQLSVDDLLARIAAVTPGEVREVARDVLGQRPSLAVIGPVKEKQAARLHEAIA; this is encoded by the coding sequence GTGACGACCCGCTCCACCGCAGTGACGGCCCGCCCCTCCACCAAGGGGCGGGCCGTCCGCACGCGGACCCTGCTGCCCGGCAGCGACGGCACCGGCACCGTACGCCGCTCCGTGCTGCCCGGCGGGCTGCGCGTCGTCACCGAGACGCTGCCCACCGTGCGCTCGGCGACCTTCGGCATCTGGGCTGGCGTCGGCTCCCGCGACGAGACCCCCGTGCTGGGCGGTGCCACCCACTACCTGGAGCACCTGCTCTTCAAGGGCACGCACCGGCGCAGCGCCCTGGACATCTCCGCGGCGATCGACGCCGTCGGCGGCGAGATGAACGCCTTCACCGCCAAGGAGTACACCTGCTACTACGCCAGGGTGCTCGACACCGACCTGCCGCTCGCCATCGACGTGGTCAGCGACATGCTCACCGGGTCCCTGATCCGCCAGGAGGACATCGACGCCGAGCGCGGCGTCGTCCTGGAGGAGATCGCCATGACCGAGGACGACCCCGGCGACCAGGTGCACGACCTGTTCACCACCGCGCTCCTCGGCGACTCCCCGCTCGGCCGCCCCGTCCTCGGCACGGTCGACACCGTCAACGCCCTCACCCGCGACCAGGTCGCCCGCTTCTACCGCAAGCACTACGACCCCACCCGGCTCGTCGTCGCCGCCGCGGGCAACATCGACCACGCCACCGTCGTCCGCCAGGTCCGCCGCGCCTTCGAACGCGCCGGCGCCCTGACCGACCCCGACGCCGTACCGAAGCCGCCGCGCGCCGGGAAGCGCACCATCCGCGGCGGCGGCCGCGTCGAGATCCTCGACCGGCGCACCGAGCAGGCCCACGTCGTGCTCGGCATGCCCGGCCTGTCCCGCACCGACGAGCGCCGCTGGGCGCTGGGCGTCCTGAACACCGCGCTCGGCGGCGGCATGAGCTCCCGGCTCTTCCAGGAGGTCCGGGAGAAGCGCGGCCTGGCCTACTCCGTGTACTCCTACACCTCCTCCTACGCGGACTGCGGCATGTTCGGCGTCTACGCCGGCTGCCAGCCGCGCCGCCTGCCGGACGTGCTCAAGATCTGCCGCGACGAACTGCACCACGTCGCCGAGCACGGCCTCAGCGACGAGGAACTGCGCCGTGCCATCGGCCAGCTCTCCGGCTCCACCGTGCTGGGCCTGGAGGACACCGGCGCCCTGATGAACCGGATCGGCAAGAGCGAGCTGTGCTGGGGCGAGCAGTTGTCCGTGGACGACCTGCTGGCCCGGATCGCCGCGGTGACCCCGGGGGAGGTGCGCGAGGTGGCCCGCGATGTACTGGGGCAGCGCCCCTCGCTCGCCGTCATAGGGCCGGTGAAGGAGAAGCAGGCCGCGCGGCTGCACGAGGCGATCGCGTAG
- the rpsO gene encoding 30S ribosomal protein S15 yields the protein MSLDVETKKQIIAEFGTKEGDTGSPEVQVALLSRRISDLTEHLKTHKHDHHSRRGLLILVGQRRRLLQYLAKKDITRFRELRERLGIRAGAAGVR from the coding sequence ATGTCGCTCGACGTCGAGACGAAGAAGCAGATCATCGCCGAGTTCGGCACCAAGGAGGGCGACACCGGCTCCCCCGAGGTCCAGGTCGCGCTCCTGTCGCGCCGGATCTCGGACCTGACCGAGCACCTCAAGACCCACAAGCACGACCACCACTCGCGTCGTGGTCTGCTGATCCTGGTCGGCCAGCGCCGCCGTCTGCTGCAGTACCTGGCCAAGAAGGACATCACGCGCTTCCGTGAGCTGCGCGAGCGCCTCGGCATCCGTGCCGGTGCGGCTGGCGTCCGCTAG
- the thyX gene encoding FAD-dependent thymidylate synthase: MSTDQPSTEAAAPTPAPVRFRDDVTVELVKHSASDTDVLWAARVSTAGEQSLEELTKDPDRSKGLINYLVRDRHGSPFEHNSMTFFVSAPIFVFREFMRHRAGWSYNEESGRYRELQPVFYVPGEERKLVQQGRPGKYEFVRGSAEQREAALAVMAESYERSYAAYQELLAAGVAREVARSTLPVGLFSSMYATCNARSLMHFLGLRTQHELARVPSFPQREIEMVGELMEAEWAKLMPLTHAAFNANGRVAP; encoded by the coding sequence GTGTCCACCGACCAGCCGTCCACCGAGGCCGCCGCGCCCACCCCGGCCCCCGTCCGCTTCCGCGACGACGTGACGGTCGAGCTCGTCAAGCACAGCGCGTCGGACACCGACGTCCTGTGGGCGGCCCGGGTCTCCACGGCCGGTGAGCAGTCCCTCGAGGAGCTGACCAAGGACCCCGACCGCTCCAAGGGCCTGATCAACTACCTCGTCCGCGACCGCCACGGCAGCCCCTTCGAGCACAACTCGATGACCTTCTTCGTCAGCGCCCCGATCTTCGTCTTCCGCGAGTTCATGCGCCACCGCGCCGGATGGTCGTACAACGAGGAGTCCGGCAGGTACCGGGAGCTGCAGCCGGTGTTCTACGTGCCGGGGGAGGAGCGCAAGCTGGTCCAGCAGGGGCGGCCGGGCAAGTACGAGTTCGTGCGGGGGAGCGCGGAGCAGCGGGAGGCCGCGCTCGCCGTGATGGCGGAGTCCTACGAGCGGTCCTACGCGGCGTACCAGGAACTGCTGGCGGCCGGCGTGGCCAGGGAAGTGGCCAGGTCGACGCTGCCGGTGGGCCTGTTCTCCTCGATGTACGCGACCTGCAACGCCCGGTCGCTGATGCACTTCCTCGGGTTGCGGACGCAGCACGAGCTCGCCCGGGTGCCGTCGTTCCCGCAGCGCGAGATCGAGATGGTCGGGGAGCTGATGGAGGCGGAGTGGGCGAAGCTGATGCCGCTCACGCACGCCGCGTTCAACGCGAACGGCCGAGTCGCCCCGTAG